In Streptomyces sp. NBC_01717, one DNA window encodes the following:
- a CDS encoding phosphatase PAP2 family protein, with protein sequence MWRQPRVRLWGVAGVAALGFLIALEIAARRYGLPGPITNQAREVIFAPKSGFLLYAGMALMMVVLTWRQRFTAAAAAIGIDVAFLVVRWAVDAKMTGGHPFGNGALWVLLGYAVIAVTRRTGPERVLLLKGVGLGLLLVAGRKTGDTWLLITSKTRPAVLDQYVATADHALGNPSWLVGRIVTATGPIGFNFLDIVYGQLAVAAVIVALYQLRNVAVERRFPGHHLVRTFLVIGLLGPAIYMIFPVVGPIFAYGTGAQHWATVSLWSETPPSEHWAVADLWPETPPPINTPHHMPFDEITPRNCMPSLHTAWATAIFIHSRTGPRLLRFAGTFWLIATLCATLGFGYHYGADLIAGVVFTLTIEAALRSLDRGWDRSGIQLVACGATVFAALLVSYRYLPLEIAKHPWVSGPLFMLVTTSVVHGYVRTNALWKPRTAPARQPESQPEPV encoded by the coding sequence GTGTGGCGTCAACCACGGGTGAGACTCTGGGGCGTTGCGGGTGTCGCGGCCCTCGGATTCCTGATCGCGCTGGAGATCGCCGCACGTCGCTACGGCCTGCCGGGGCCGATCACCAACCAGGCGCGAGAGGTGATATTCGCCCCCAAATCAGGCTTCCTGCTGTACGCCGGTATGGCGTTGATGATGGTGGTGCTCACCTGGCGGCAACGGTTCACCGCAGCTGCTGCCGCGATCGGTATCGACGTCGCCTTCTTGGTGGTCCGGTGGGCGGTCGACGCCAAGATGACCGGCGGCCACCCCTTCGGCAACGGTGCGTTGTGGGTACTTCTGGGCTATGCGGTCATCGCTGTCACTCGCCGTACCGGCCCGGAACGTGTCCTGCTGCTGAAGGGCGTCGGGCTGGGCCTCCTGCTGGTGGCCGGCCGCAAGACCGGCGACACCTGGCTACTCATCACATCAAAGACCCGCCCAGCGGTGCTCGACCAGTACGTGGCAACCGCCGATCACGCGCTGGGCAACCCGTCGTGGCTGGTGGGCCGGATCGTCACGGCCACCGGCCCGATCGGCTTCAATTTTCTCGACATCGTCTACGGTCAGCTCGCGGTGGCCGCGGTCATCGTCGCGCTTTATCAACTGCGTAACGTGGCGGTCGAGCGCCGCTTCCCGGGCCATCATCTGGTGCGCACCTTTCTGGTGATCGGCCTCCTCGGGCCCGCCATCTACATGATCTTCCCGGTGGTCGGACCGATCTTCGCCTACGGCACCGGCGCCCAGCACTGGGCGACGGTCAGCCTGTGGTCGGAAACGCCGCCCAGCGAGCACTGGGCGGTGGCCGACCTGTGGCCGGAAACGCCGCCGCCGATCAATACCCCGCACCACATGCCGTTCGACGAGATCACCCCACGGAACTGCATGCCCAGCCTGCACACGGCGTGGGCTACCGCGATCTTCATTCATTCCCGGACGGGTCCACGGCTTCTGCGATTCGCAGGCACGTTCTGGCTGATAGCTACGCTCTGCGCAACGCTGGGATTTGGCTACCACTACGGCGCGGATCTCATTGCCGGCGTGGTGTTTACGCTCACGATCGAGGCAGCTCTGCGTTCGCTCGACCGCGGCTGGGATCGATCAGGGATCCAGCTGGTCGCTTGCGGCGCAACCGTCTTCGCTGCGCTCTTGGTGTCTTATCGCTATCTACCGTTGGAGATCGCGAAGCACCCGTGGGTGTCCGGACCACTTTTCATGCTGGTGACGACCTCAGTGGTCCACGGCTACGTAAGGACCAACGCACTGTGGAAACCGAGGACCGCACCAGCGCGGCAACCGGAATCGCAACCCGAACCAGTTTGA
- a CDS encoding PP2C family protein-serine/threonine phosphatase produces the protein MGEESVDRSEGFGERLLGLLLDRARLLPPQLIVPLVAEEVARIGGRDVSILLQDYAQELLVSLPGRKLHVSQPEPIIDSPAGRAFLRGGVVEVPQAPSGVRMYLPLLDGSDTVGVMALTLDAVGDDDRRLLSRLSGLVADMLVTKGAYTDQFSRARRREPMSVSAEIQWSLLPPMSMSVPQVEVAGILEPAYRIAGDSFDYALNDNILHVAVIDAMGHGLDAATMATVAIGAYRHARRVFVSLAEKYALMDDAISRQFGPDHFVTAQLMHVNIATGEMQLVNAGHPAPLLIRDGRVVQQLESATTLPVGFGGEEPRIREHTLQQGDRVLCYTDGIIEEHVNNGEQFGEERLIRCVNRLGEEPSQGLRADLRRLSHTLKWERRGCTSDDATLFMIEWHGGAADHLAVLD, from the coding sequence ATGGGCGAGGAGAGCGTGGATCGGTCGGAGGGCTTTGGCGAGCGGCTGCTCGGTCTGCTGCTGGACAGGGCACGGCTGCTGCCGCCGCAATTGATCGTCCCGCTGGTCGCGGAGGAGGTTGCCAGGATCGGAGGTCGTGACGTCTCCATCCTGCTCCAGGACTACGCGCAGGAGCTGCTGGTGTCGCTGCCGGGCAGGAAACTGCACGTCAGCCAGCCCGAGCCGATCATTGATTCCCCCGCCGGCCGGGCGTTCCTGCGCGGGGGCGTCGTCGAGGTGCCGCAAGCCCCCTCGGGCGTCCGGATGTACCTGCCGCTGCTGGACGGCAGCGACACGGTGGGCGTGATGGCCCTCACTCTGGACGCCGTCGGTGACGACGACCGGCGGCTGCTGAGTCGGCTCTCCGGCCTGGTCGCCGACATGCTGGTCACCAAGGGCGCCTACACCGACCAGTTCTCCCGGGCCCGGCGCCGTGAGCCGATGAGCGTGTCCGCGGAGATCCAGTGGAGCCTGCTGCCGCCGATGTCGATGTCCGTGCCGCAGGTCGAGGTGGCCGGCATCCTGGAGCCCGCCTACCGCATCGCCGGCGACAGCTTCGACTACGCCCTCAACGACAACATCCTGCATGTGGCCGTGATCGACGCGATGGGCCACGGCCTGGACGCTGCCACGATGGCGACCGTGGCCATCGGCGCCTACCGTCATGCCCGGCGCGTCTTCGTCAGTCTGGCCGAGAAGTACGCGTTGATGGACGATGCCATCTCGCGGCAGTTCGGGCCGGACCACTTCGTCACAGCGCAGCTGATGCATGTGAACATCGCCACCGGTGAGATGCAACTGGTCAACGCGGGCCACCCCGCGCCGCTGCTGATCCGCGACGGCCGGGTCGTGCAGCAGCTGGAGAGCGCGACGACGTTGCCCGTCGGCTTCGGCGGTGAGGAGCCCCGGATCAGAGAGCACACGCTTCAGCAAGGCGACCGGGTGCTGTGCTACACCGACGGCATCATCGAGGAACACGTCAACAACGGGGAGCAGTTCGGCGAGGAACGCCTCATCCGCTGCGTGAACCGCCTGGGGGAGGAGCCGTCGCAGGGGCTGCGGGCGGATCTGCGCCGGCTCTCCCACACACTGAAGTGGGAACGGCGCGGGTGCACCAGCGACGACGCCACCCTCTTCATGATCGAGTGGCACGGAGGCGCCGCCGACCACCTCGCGGTCCTCGACTGA